Proteins encoded together in one Lathyrus oleraceus cultivar Zhongwan6 chromosome 5, CAAS_Psat_ZW6_1.0, whole genome shotgun sequence window:
- the LOC127082289 gene encoding extensin-like, with amino-acid sequence MEDVTIDIGRPLNARNLKSMGTIDQVRAKPTLDTSWETLRDQRDIPNGLYLFSKIDPPESKKAKKAKLGESSGSRPPVPLVGSPGKFVPLPRSVKIKPISSSLPQTTSIYTSSETPPSTTRSSNPPSLKFNLATTKLPVSEVEMMNETTSPLSSPYPQSPPYYELSSDTKPSDPQSPTLAQLQARALASQQPSHSEPTPDFPSPPPEHPNRTTSEQTPPPTQQPINSEPRL; translated from the exons atggaagatgtcacCATTGACATTGGAAGACCGCTGAATGCTCGGAATCTAAAGAGCATGGGAACCATTGATCAAGTCAGAGCCAAACCAACACTTGATACCTCTTGGGAAACACTTAGAGATCAGAGGGATATTCCCAACGGACTCTACCtgttctccaagattgaccctccagAG TCCAAGAAGGCGAAGAAAGCTAAGTTGGGAGAATCCTCTGGATCAAGACCCCCAGTTCCTCTAGTTGGCTCTCCAGGTAAGTTTGTACCTCTCCCTCGCTCTGTCAAAATTAAACCAATTTCTTCTTCTCTTCCTCAAACAACTTCCATATACACCTCTTctgaaactcctccctcaaccactAGATCCTCTAACCCACCCTCTCTCAAATTCAACCTCGCTACCACCAAGTTACCCGTTTCGGAAGTAGAAATGATGAATGAAACCACTTCACCATTATCATCACCATACCCTCAATCCCCACCTTACTACGAACTCTCCTCTGACACCAAACCATCTGACCCCCAATCCCCCACTCTGGCTCAGTTGCAAGCtcgtgctctggcctctcaacaaCCATCACACTCTGAACCTACACCAGACTTTCCTTCCCCACCTCCTGAACATCCAAATCGCACCACATCTGAACAAACACCACCACCTACACAACAACCAATCAACTCTGAACCAcgactgtaa